Proteins encoded together in one Chryseobacterium sp. G0201 window:
- a CDS encoding YifB family Mg chelatase-like AAA ATPase, producing MLIKIYGSAIHGVSAQTITIEVNVDTGGVGYHLVGLADNAIKESSYRISAALKNVGYKIPGKKITINMAPADLRKEGAAYDLSIAIGILTASDQILAENIQDYIIMGELSLDGSLQPIRGVLPIAIQAREEGFKGIILPKQNTREAAIVNNLDVYGVENIKEVIDFFNEGKPLEKVVLDTRKEFQDKINLFPFDFSEVKGQETAKRAMEVAAAGGHNIILIGPPGSGKTMLAKRVPSILPPLTLKEALETTKIHSVAGKMGTETSLMTVRPFRSPHHTISDVALVGGGSYPQPGEISLAHNGVLFLDEMPEFKRTVLEVMRQPLEDREVTISRARFTVNYPASFMLVASMNPSPSGFFPDDPNNTSSVYEMQRYMNKLSGPLLDRIDIHIEVQKVEFEQLAEKRKGEKSEDIRKRVLIAREIQGERYKDLEISYNAQIGPKEIEKFCELDQSSFNLIKLAMEKLNLSARAYDRILKVARTIADLEESQNILSHHISEAIQYRSLDREFWNV from the coding sequence ATGCTGATTAAAATATATGGAAGTGCAATTCACGGAGTTTCTGCTCAGACAATTACCATTGAAGTTAATGTTGATACAGGTGGAGTAGGTTATCATTTAGTAGGACTTGCAGACAATGCTATCAAAGAAAGTAGTTACCGGATTTCTGCTGCTTTAAAAAACGTTGGCTACAAAATTCCCGGTAAAAAAATCACCATCAATATGGCTCCAGCAGATCTTCGGAAAGAAGGTGCTGCATATGATTTGAGTATTGCCATCGGAATTTTAACAGCTTCGGATCAGATTTTAGCTGAAAATATTCAGGATTATATCATTATGGGTGAGCTTTCGTTGGATGGAAGTTTACAGCCGATCCGTGGCGTTCTTCCGATTGCTATTCAGGCGAGGGAAGAAGGTTTTAAAGGAATTATTTTACCTAAACAAAATACGCGAGAAGCTGCTATCGTCAATAATCTTGATGTATATGGTGTTGAAAATATCAAAGAAGTTATTGATTTTTTTAATGAAGGAAAACCTCTTGAAAAAGTAGTTTTAGACACCAGAAAAGAGTTTCAGGATAAAATTAATCTGTTTCCTTTTGATTTTTCTGAAGTTAAAGGTCAGGAAACCGCAAAACGAGCTATGGAAGTCGCTGCAGCAGGTGGACATAATATTATTCTGATCGGACCTCCCGGAAGTGGAAAAACAATGTTGGCTAAAAGAGTTCCAAGTATTTTGCCTCCTTTAACGTTGAAAGAAGCTTTGGAAACAACAAAGATCCATTCTGTAGCCGGAAAAATGGGAACTGAAACGTCTTTAATGACGGTTCGCCCTTTTAGATCACCTCATCATACGATCTCGGATGTTGCCTTAGTTGGTGGCGGAAGTTATCCTCAACCCGGAGAAATTTCTCTCGCTCATAACGGTGTTTTGTTTTTAGATGAAATGCCGGAATTTAAAAGAACCGTTCTTGAAGTGATGAGACAACCTTTGGAAGACCGTGAAGTTACCATTTCGAGAGCCCGATTTACAGTAAATTATCCGGCAAGTTTTATGTTGGTCGCCTCTATGAACCCAAGCCCGAGCGGATTTTTCCCTGATGATCCTAATAATACTTCATCTGTCTATGAAATGCAACGATATATGAATAAGCTTTCCGGACCGCTTTTGGATCGAATTGATATTCATATAGAAGTACAAAAAGTTGAATTTGAACAGCTTGCAGAAAAAAGAAAAGGAGAGAAAAGTGAAGACATCAGAAAGCGTGTTTTAATTGCCCGTGAGATTCAGGGCGAGCGATATAAAGACTTGGAAATTAGTTATAACGCTCAAATTGGACCAAAAGAAATTGAAAAATTTTGTGAACTTGATCAATCTTCTTTTAATCTCATAAAATTAGCCATGGAAAAACTCAATCTTTCCGCAAGAGCCTACGATAGAATTTTAAAAGTAGCAAGAACAATTGCTGATCTTGAAGAGTCTCAAAATATTTTATCTCATCATATTTCTGAAGCCATACAGTACAGAAGTTTGGATAGAGAGTTTTGGAATGTGTAG
- a CDS encoding spondin domain-containing protein translates to MKKNIFKIALLATGIMTTFALTSCDNNDTMEMLSAEKTITFENVVTPKDFVQSGSFQGTGTPIITPGQSVSFKFSAGKAQSLMFTTMYGASKDWFFASKQPGIKLFDASGNAITGDVSSEVQLWDNGTKDNISGQAENKPIALVPNVTASQLMQLNLSYNDISSEFTLTITNTSGGTANETPFSPGVWAVSNYNGSQLLNPAPFFTPNAMSNPEITDIAQMGNITKMVTKLNANTGIMTGLSPALVVVYSGDKNPIYELGKVDDGKGLKEIAQMGNVTKLQNSLKSSPNVKGIYVAGNAPVAPGSKIMTKFQSSPGDKIAYVTMFGFSNDWFYANEQSIDASAIGDVTSKTTLFDSGTGVDQYPGAGNHQALFGGTPQVENVVISKVGNQFPNPSVQNVLKVTIN, encoded by the coding sequence ATGAAAAAGAACATCTTTAAAATTGCTTTATTAGCAACAGGAATCATGACAACATTTGCTCTTACATCTTGTGATAACAATGATACGATGGAAATGCTTTCAGCAGAAAAAACCATCACTTTTGAGAATGTAGTTACACCAAAAGATTTTGTACAAAGTGGAAGTTTTCAAGGAACAGGAACTCCCATTATCACACCAGGCCAATCTGTATCATTCAAATTCAGTGCAGGAAAAGCTCAATCTCTAATGTTTACAACGATGTATGGAGCTTCGAAAGATTGGTTTTTCGCATCCAAGCAACCAGGAATAAAATTATTTGATGCCAGTGGAAATGCCATTACAGGAGATGTTTCATCAGAAGTTCAATTATGGGACAACGGTACCAAAGACAATATTTCCGGCCAAGCAGAAAACAAACCAATTGCACTGGTTCCGAATGTAACAGCATCACAATTAATGCAATTGAATCTCTCTTATAATGATATTTCATCAGAATTTACCCTAACAATTACAAACACTTCGGGCGGAACTGCCAATGAAACACCTTTCTCACCCGGAGTTTGGGCAGTTTCAAATTATAATGGTTCACAATTATTAAATCCAGCGCCATTTTTCACCCCAAATGCTATGTCAAATCCTGAAATCACAGACATTGCACAAATGGGAAATATCACCAAAATGGTAACAAAACTAAATGCCAATACAGGGATTATGACAGGCCTTTCGCCTGCTCTGGTTGTTGTTTACAGTGGTGACAAAAATCCAATTTATGAGCTGGGAAAAGTAGATGACGGAAAAGGATTAAAAGAAATTGCTCAGATGGGAAATGTAACCAAACTTCAAAACAGTTTAAAATCTTCACCTAATGTAAAAGGAATCTATGTTGCAGGAAATGCACCAGTTGCACCCGGAAGTAAGATTATGACTAAGTTTCAATCAAGTCCGGGAGATAAGATCGCGTATGTAACGATGTTTGGTTTTTCTAATGACTGGTTTTATGCCAACGAACAAAGTATCGACGCCAGCGCCATTGGTGATGTAACTTCAAAAACCACTTTATTTGATTCTGGAACAGGTGTTGATCAGTATCCCGGAGCAGGAAATCATCAGGCTTTATTTGGAGGAACTCCACAAGTTGAAAATGTGGTGATTTCTAAAGTTGGAAACCAATTTCCAAATCCGAGTGTTCAGAATGTTTTGAAAGTGACTATTAATTAA